One window of the Eschrichtius robustus isolate mEscRob2 chromosome 13, mEscRob2.pri, whole genome shotgun sequence genome contains the following:
- the LOC137775932 gene encoding keratin, type II cytoskeletal 5, translating into MSRQSSVSFRSGGGRSFSTASAITPSVSRTSFTSVSRSGGGGGGFCRVGPGGAYGAGGYGSRSLYNLGGSKRISIGSSGGGFRNRVCATGAGGSYGFGGGTGSGFGFGSGAGGGFGFGGGSGFGGGYGGPGMPVCPPGGIQEVTINQSLLTPLNLQIDPTIQRVRTEEREQIKTLNNRFASFIDKVRFLEQQNKVLDTKWTLLQEQGTRTVKQNLEPLFEQYINNLRRQLDGILGERGRLDSELRNMQDLVEDFKNKYEDEINKRTTAENEFVMLKKDVDAAYMNKVELEAKVDALMDEINFLKMFFEAELSQIQTHISDTSVVLSMDNNRCLDLDSIIAEVKAQYEEIANRSRTEAESWYQTKYEELQQTAGRHGDDLRNTKHEISEMNRMIQRLRSDIDNVKKQCTNLQNAIADAEQRGELALKDARNKLTELEDALQKAKQDMARLLKDYQELMNTKLSLDVEIATYRKLLEGEECRLSGEGVGPVNISFVTNTVSSAYGSGGSFGGGFGSGLGGGLGSGLGSGLGGGGGGFYSSSSGGVGLGSGLGVGGSGFSASSGRSLGFGSGGGSSSNVKFVSTTSSSRKSFKS; encoded by the exons ATGTCTCGCCAGTCGAGCGTGTCCTTCCGGAGCGGGGGCGGCCGTAGCTTCAGCACCGCCTCTGCCATCACCCCGTCTGTCTCCCGCACCAGTTTCACCTCTGTGTCCCGGTCCGGGGGTGGAGGTGGCGGCTTTTGCAGGGTCGGCCCTGGGGGTGCTTACGGTGCGGGTGGCTATGGCAGCCGGAGCCTCTACAACCTGGGGGGCTCCAAGAGGATCTCCATCGGCAGTAGCGGCGGTGGCTTCAGGAACCGAGTTTGTGCCACCGGTGCTGGAGGCAGCTATGGCTTTGGAGGTGGAACCGGGAGTGGATTTGGTTTTGGCAGTGGAGCTGGTGGTGGCTTTGGGTTCGGTGGTGGATCTGGCTTTGGAGGTGGCTATGGGGGCCCTGGCATGCCCGTCTGTCCCCCTGGAGGCATCCAAGAGGTCACCATCAACCAGAGTCTCCTGACTCCCCTCAACCTGCAAATTGACCCCACCATCCAGCGAGTCAGGACTGAGGAGCGGGAGCAGATCAAGACCCTCAACAACAGGTTCGCCTCCTTCATCGACAAG GTGCGGTTCCTGGAACAGCAGAACAAGGTCCTGGACACCAAGTGGACCCTGCTGCAGGAGCAGGGCACCAGGACCGTGAAGCAGAACCTGGAGCCTCTGTTTGAGCAGTACATCAACAATCTCAGGAGACAGCTGGATGGTATCCTGGGGGAGAGAGGTCGCCTGGACTCAGAGCTGAGGAACATGCAGGACTTGGTGGAGGACTTCAAGAACAA GTATGAAGATGAAATCAACAAGCGTACCACCGCCGAGAATGAGTTTGTGATGCTGAAGAAG GATGTGGACGCCGCCTACATGAACAAGGTGGAGCTAGAGGCCAAGGTCGATGCACTGATGGACGAGATCAACTTCTTGAAGATGTTCTTTGAGGCG GAGCTGTCCCAGATACAGACGCACATCTCAGACACGTCCGTGGTCCTGTCCATGGACAACAACCGCTGCCTGGACCTGGACAGCATCATCGCCGAGGTCAAGGCCCAGTACGAGGAGATCGCCAACCGCAGCCGCACGGAAGCCGAGTCCTGGTACCAGACCAAG TACGAGGAGCTGCAGCAGACTGCGGGCCGGCACGGCGACGATCTCCGCAACACCAAGCATGAGATCTCCGAGATGAACAGGATGATCCAGAGGCTGAGATCCGATATCGACAACGTCAAGAAGCAG TGCACCAACCTGCAGAACGCCATCGCCGATGCTGAGCAGCGTGGGGAGCTGGCCCTCAAGGACGCCAGGAACAAGCTGACCGAGCTGGAGGACGCCCTGCAGAAGGCCAAGCAGGACATGGCGCGGCTACTGAAGGACTACCAGGAGCTCATGAACACCAAGCTGTCTCTGGACGTGGAGATCGCCACCTACAGGAAGCTGCTGGAGGGCGAGGAGTGCAG ACTGAGTGGAGAAGGAGTTGGACCAGTCAACATCT CTTTTGTCACGAACACCGTCTCCTCTGCCTACGGCAGTGGCGGCAGCTTTGGCGGCGGCTTTGGCAGCGGCCTCGGCGGCGGCCTCGGCAGTGGTCTTGGCAGCGGCCTTGGTGGAGGCGGTGGCGGCTTCTACTCCAGCAGCAGCGGGGGCGTCGGCCTAGGCAGTGGGCTCGGTGTGGGGGGCTCCGGCTTCAGTGCGAGCAGTGGCCGAAGCCTGGGCTTTGGCAGTGGCGGGGGCAGCAGCTCCAACGTCAAGTTTGTCTCCACCACCTCGTCCTCCCGGAAGAGCTTCAAGAGCTAA